A window of Halomonas sp. H10-9-1 contains these coding sequences:
- a CDS encoding Na+/H+ antiporter subunit C: MELLYALTLGVLTTCGVYLLLRARTFTVILGLTLLSHAVNLYLFASGRLVAGAPAIIGLAERSADPLPQALVLTAIVIGFAMTAFVVVLALKAAVELRNDHVDGENPDEDRA, from the coding sequence ATGGAACTGCTCTACGCGCTCACCCTCGGCGTGCTTACCACCTGCGGCGTCTACCTGCTGCTGCGGGCACGCACCTTCACGGTGATCCTGGGCCTGACGCTGCTCTCCCATGCCGTCAATCTCTACCTGTTCGCCTCGGGACGCCTGGTGGCCGGCGCCCCGGCCATCATCGGCCTGGCGGAGCGCTCCGCCGACCCGTTGCCCCAGGCCCTGGTGCTCACCGCCATCGTCATCGGCTTCGCCATGACCGCCTTCGTGGTGGTGCTTGCGCTCAAGGCCGCGGTGGAGCTGCGCAACGACCACGTCGACGGCGAGAACCCGGACGAGGACCGTGCATGA
- a CDS encoding monovalent cation/H+ antiporter subunit D, with amino-acid sequence MNHALILPILLPLLTGAGQLLCYRGPFAVQRLLGFASTGWLVLLSIWALATAGAGDYLLYQAGNWPAPFGIVLVLDRLAAIMLALTAVLGLCCLVYAGGGTDQRGAHFHALFQFQLAGLNGAFLTGDLFNLFVFFEILLIASYALLLHGGGRARSRAGLHYVIINLAGSALFLIALGTLYGLTGTLNMADLALRVAEAPPEDDPLLAAASLILLVVFGIKAAILPLLFWLPRAYSAASAPVAALFAIMTKVGIYAILRVFLLVFALGEEPINATAWAWLWPLALLTLALGGVGVLGSDSLRTLSAYLVILSVGTLLATISLVTPAALGAALFYLIHSTGMAAVFFLLADLLGQQREEGYDRFSATGPIGHRRVLGTLFFIAGIAMAGLPPFGGFVSKAWILQASASDPRGLWLWGVLLASALLVIIAISRTGSSWFWRPAEMASPYPLRRGLLTLVCGMVGLNALLAAFGNPVMGYLELTAGQLLAPRGYIAAVLPDVLASATEITP; translated from the coding sequence ATGAACCACGCCCTGATCCTCCCCATCCTGCTGCCGCTGCTCACCGGCGCCGGACAGCTGCTCTGCTACCGGGGGCCGTTTGCCGTGCAGCGCCTGCTGGGCTTCGCGAGTACCGGCTGGCTGGTGCTGCTGAGCATCTGGGCACTGGCCACGGCCGGGGCGGGCGACTACCTGCTCTATCAGGCGGGAAACTGGCCGGCCCCCTTCGGCATCGTGCTGGTGCTCGACCGCCTCGCCGCCATCATGCTGGCCCTGACCGCGGTGCTGGGGCTGTGTTGCCTGGTCTATGCCGGCGGCGGCACCGACCAGCGCGGCGCCCACTTCCACGCCCTCTTCCAGTTCCAACTGGCCGGCCTCAACGGCGCCTTCCTAACCGGCGACCTCTTCAACCTCTTCGTGTTCTTCGAGATCCTGCTGATCGCCTCCTACGCCCTGCTGCTGCACGGCGGAGGGCGTGCCCGCAGCCGCGCCGGGCTGCACTACGTGATCATCAACCTGGCGGGCTCGGCGCTGTTCCTGATCGCGCTGGGCACCCTCTACGGCCTCACCGGCACCCTCAACATGGCCGACCTGGCGCTGCGCGTGGCCGAGGCGCCACCGGAAGACGACCCGCTGCTCGCCGCCGCCAGCCTGATCCTGCTGGTGGTGTTCGGCATCAAGGCGGCGATCCTGCCGCTGCTGTTCTGGCTGCCGCGGGCCTACTCGGCAGCCAGCGCACCGGTGGCCGCACTCTTCGCCATCATGACCAAGGTGGGCATCTACGCCATCCTGCGCGTCTTCCTGCTGGTCTTCGCGCTGGGCGAGGAACCGATCAACGCCACCGCCTGGGCCTGGCTGTGGCCTCTGGCGCTGCTGACCCTGGCACTGGGCGGTGTCGGTGTGCTGGGCTCGGACAGCCTGCGCACCCTGTCCGCCTACCTGGTGATCCTCTCGGTCGGCACCCTGCTCGCGACCATCAGCCTGGTGACCCCGGCCGCCCTGGGCGCCGCTCTGTTCTACCTGATCCACAGCACCGGCATGGCCGCGGTGTTCTTCCTGCTCGCCGACCTGCTGGGCCAGCAGCGCGAGGAGGGCTACGACCGCTTCTCGGCGACCGGCCCCATCGGGCATCGACGGGTGCTGGGCACGCTGTTCTTCATCGCCGGCATCGCCATGGCGGGGCTGCCGCCCTTCGGTGGCTTCGTCAGCAAGGCGTGGATCCTCCAGGCCAGCGCCAGCGACCCCCGGGGCCTATGGCTGTGGGGCGTGCTGCTGGCCTCGGCCCTGCTGGTCATCATCGCCATCAGCCGTACCGGCAGCAGCTGGTTCTGGCGCCCCGCAGAGATGGCCAGCCCCTATCCGCTCAGGCGCGGCCTGCTGACACTGGTGTGCGGCATGGTCGGCCTCAATGCGCTGCTGGCGGCCTTCGGCAATCCGGTAATGGGCTATCTGGAGCTCACCGCCGGGCAGCTGCTCGCCCCGCGCGGCTATATCGCCGCCGTGCTGCCCGACGTCCTCGCCTCCGCCACGGAGATCACCCCATGA
- a CDS encoding Na+/H+ antiporter subunit E has product MTPSMRNWQFWLPHPLFSLFLALLWLLMINDFSMAHALLGLVLGVAIPLVTHAFWPEEARIRRPLPLLRYLLVLLMDILRSNLVVALRILRPARHLTPGFFTYPLALEDDFAITILASTISLTPGTVSIHYDAEANTLLVHALHLEDEAEAIAGIRERYEQPLEEIFR; this is encoded by the coding sequence ATGACGCCATCGATGCGCAACTGGCAGTTCTGGCTGCCGCACCCGCTGTTCTCGCTGTTCCTGGCGCTGCTGTGGTTGCTGATGATCAACGACTTCAGCATGGCCCACGCCCTGCTGGGGCTGGTGCTGGGCGTGGCGATCCCCCTGGTGACCCACGCCTTCTGGCCCGAGGAGGCGAGGATCCGCCGCCCCCTGCCGCTGCTGCGCTACCTGCTGGTGCTGCTGATGGACATCCTGCGCTCCAACCTGGTGGTGGCCCTGCGCATCCTGCGACCCGCCCGACACCTGACTCCCGGCTTCTTCACCTATCCGCTGGCCCTGGAGGACGATTTCGCCATTACCATCCTGGCCAGCACCATCTCGCTGACCCCCGGCACCGTCTCCATCCACTACGACGCCGAGGCCAACACCCTGCTGGTGCACGCCCTGCATCTGGAGGACGAGGCCGAGGCCATCGCCGGCATCCGTGAACGCTACGAGCAGCCGCTCGAGGAGATATTCCGATGA
- a CDS encoding K+/H+ antiporter subunit F, translated as MIAVVIPIAMTLFAIAALLNLYRLAIGPDIVDRILALDTLMINSIALIVLADIWMGLGILFELALLIALMGFVSTVAMSKYLLRGDVIE; from the coding sequence ATGATCGCCGTGGTGATACCCATCGCGATGACGCTGTTTGCCATCGCCGCCCTGCTCAACCTCTACCGCCTGGCCATCGGCCCGGACATCGTCGACCGGATCCTGGCGCTGGACACCCTGATGATCAACAGTATCGCGCTGATCGTGCTGGCCGATATCTGGATGGGCCTGGGCATCCTGTTCGAGCTGGCCCTGCTGATCGCCCTGATGGGCTTCGTCAGCACCGTGGCCATGAGCAAGTACCTGCTGCGGGGGGACGTCATCGAATGA
- a CDS encoding Na+/H+ antiporter subunit G → MIAIDMTWPLQLVIAAFLLVGAIVALIGSWGLAKLPDFYTRLHGPTKASTLGVGCTLIGSLLYFSLQQDGISVQEALVTIFLFATAPVSAHMMGKAALRRRLPGVAGTRNMPNDK, encoded by the coding sequence ATGATCGCTATCGACATGACCTGGCCCCTGCAGCTGGTGATCGCAGCCTTCCTGCTGGTCGGCGCGATTGTGGCACTGATCGGTTCCTGGGGACTGGCCAAGTTGCCCGACTTCTATACGCGCCTGCACGGCCCCACCAAGGCCAGCACCCTGGGCGTCGGCTGTACCCTGATCGGTTCGCTGCTCTACTTCAGCCTCCAGCAGGACGGCATCTCGGTGCAGGAGGCGCTGGTGACCATCTTCCTGTTTGCCACCGCCCCGGTCAGCGCCCATATGATGGGCAAGGCCGCCCTGCGCCGGCGTCTGCCGGGCGTGGCAGGCACGCGCAATATGCCCAACGACAAGTAG
- a CDS encoding aminotransferase class I/II-fold pyridoxal phosphate-dependent enzyme — MPRFPDHLTGDGPHNPFPGVRVLERRLGREIPHQLGSNEGLDMPHRALRERFGDAMAEHVYSYGDAEALGIRQRLANQKGIPLEAMLVDAGADSLIALTLRAVTSSGDTVIATRGTYPTFGYFARGHGCRVIEVPYAEAPGRLAPDLEALARSAREEDARLVYLANPDNPGGHLHRDDDVLALRRALPADCWLLLDEAYHDFREDADAEFGRRVLPGVVRLRTLSKAHGLAGLRVGYAIAEPETLAVMMKVRIHYAVSTLSQAAAETVLDHPAEVAAHVAAVRERRERLAAHLRGLGADVLPSATNFVGVRLASAELAGRVHQSLLDEGKLIARPADQALGHVLRITAVEDALAPGRLATLEAALQR, encoded by the coding sequence ATGCCCCGCTTCCCCGATCATCTGACCGGCGACGGTCCCCACAACCCCTTCCCCGGCGTGCGCGTGCTGGAGCGGCGCCTGGGGCGTGAGATCCCCCATCAGCTGGGCTCCAACGAGGGTCTCGACATGCCCCATCGCGCCCTGCGCGAGCGCTTCGGGGATGCCATGGCCGAGCATGTCTACAGCTACGGCGATGCCGAGGCACTGGGGATTCGCCAGCGCCTGGCGAACCAGAAGGGCATCCCGCTGGAGGCGATGCTGGTGGACGCCGGCGCCGACAGCCTGATCGCCCTGACGCTGCGGGCCGTCACCTCCTCCGGCGATACGGTGATCGCCACCCGGGGCACCTACCCCACCTTCGGCTACTTCGCCCGCGGCCATGGCTGCCGGGTGATCGAGGTCCCCTACGCCGAGGCGCCCGGTCGGCTGGCACCGGACCTCGAGGCCCTGGCCCGCTCCGCCAGGGAGGAGGACGCGCGGCTGGTCTACCTGGCCAATCCCGACAATCCCGGCGGTCACCTGCACCGCGACGACGACGTGCTGGCGCTGCGGCGAGCACTCCCGGCTGACTGCTGGCTGCTGCTCGACGAGGCCTACCACGACTTCCGCGAGGACGCCGACGCCGAATTCGGCCGCCGGGTACTCCCCGGCGTGGTGCGCCTGCGCACCCTCTCCAAGGCCCACGGCCTCGCCGGGCTGCGCGTGGGCTACGCCATCGCCGAGCCGGAGACCCTGGCGGTGATGATGAAGGTGCGCATCCACTATGCGGTGTCGACGCTGAGCCAGGCCGCCGCGGAGACGGTGCTGGACCACCCGGCCGAGGTCGCGGCCCATGTGGCCGCGGTGCGCGAACGTCGCGAGCGCCTGGCGGCCCACCTGCGCGGGCTGGGCGCCGACGTGCTGCCCAGCGCCACCAATTTCGTCGGCGTTCGCCTGGCCAGCGCCGAACTGGCCGGCAGGGTACACCAGTCACTTCTCGACGAGGGCAAGCTGATCGCCCGCCCCGCCGACCAGGCGCTGGGCCATGTGCTGCGCATCACCGCGGTGGAGGATGCCCTGGCACCCGGCCGGCTGGCTACCCTGGAAGCCGCGCTCCAGCGCTAG
- a CDS encoding MFS transporter, which produces MDALRRHSLLIILFGSLVVTLAMGLRHGFGLFLEPMSSELGWGRGVFAFALAIQNLLWGLAQPFAGALADRFGAARVVVVGGALYTLGLLCMGLSDSALGMTLSAGVLIGLGLSGTTFSVVLGAVGRAVAPEKRSMAMGIVSAAGSFGQFAMLPGTLGLLEWLGWSAALLAMGAIGALMLPLGALLRDRPAAAAAGDLPLREALDEAAGHRGFWLLCMGFFVCGFQVVFIGVHLPGYLYDNGIAVQVGSTVLALIGLFNIFGTYVAGWLGGRFSKPRLLSGIYLTRAVIITLFLMAPLSPTTTYLFGIAMGLLWLSTVPLTNGIVASVFGVQHLSMLGGIVFLFHQLGSFMGVWLGGFLYDLQGDYEVVWKLAILLGVMAAALHWWIDEAPVQRGLRQEVEA; this is translated from the coding sequence ATGGATGCCCTGCGCCGCCACTCCCTACTGATCATCCTCTTCGGCAGCCTGGTGGTGACCCTGGCCATGGGCCTGCGTCACGGCTTCGGGCTGTTTCTGGAGCCCATGAGCAGCGAACTGGGCTGGGGCCGGGGCGTCTTCGCCTTCGCCCTGGCCATCCAGAACCTGCTGTGGGGTCTCGCGCAGCCCTTCGCCGGCGCCCTGGCCGACCGCTTCGGCGCCGCACGCGTGGTAGTGGTGGGCGGCGCCCTCTATACCTTGGGCCTGCTTTGCATGGGGCTCTCCGACTCGGCGCTGGGCATGACGCTCTCTGCCGGGGTATTGATCGGGCTGGGCCTCTCCGGCACCACCTTCTCGGTGGTGCTGGGTGCGGTGGGGCGCGCCGTGGCGCCGGAGAAGCGCAGCATGGCCATGGGCATCGTCAGCGCCGCGGGCTCCTTCGGCCAGTTCGCCATGCTGCCCGGCACCCTGGGGCTGCTGGAGTGGCTGGGCTGGTCAGCCGCGCTGCTGGCCATGGGTGCCATCGGCGCGCTGATGCTGCCGCTGGGGGCCCTGCTGCGCGACCGTCCGGCCGCTGCCGCCGCCGGTGACCTGCCCCTGCGCGAGGCGCTCGACGAGGCCGCCGGCCATCGCGGCTTCTGGCTGCTCTGCATGGGCTTCTTCGTGTGTGGCTTTCAGGTGGTGTTCATCGGCGTGCACCTGCCCGGCTACCTCTACGACAACGGCATCGCGGTCCAGGTAGGCAGTACCGTGCTGGCGCTGATCGGGCTGTTCAATATCTTCGGCACCTACGTCGCCGGCTGGCTGGGCGGCCGATTCTCGAAGCCGCGCCTGCTGAGCGGGATCTACCTGACCCGGGCGGTGATCATCACCCTCTTCCTGATGGCCCCCCTGAGCCCCACGACCACCTACCTGTTCGGCATCGCCATGGGCCTGCTGTGGCTCTCCACGGTGCCGCTGACCAACGGCATCGTCGCCTCGGTATTCGGCGTCCAGCACCTCTCCATGCTTGGCGGGATCGTCTTCCTGTTCCATCAGCTCGGCTCCTTCATGGGGGTCTGGCTGGGTGGCTTCCTCTATGACCTGCAGGGTGACTATGAGGTGGTCTGGAAGCTGGCCATCCTGCTTGGCGTGATGGCTGCCGCCCTGCACTGGTGGATTGACGAGGCGCCGGTGCAGCGCGGACTGCGCCAGGAGGTGGAAGCATGA
- a CDS encoding helix-turn-helix transcriptional regulator: MEARATYLTTAEVADHLRLKERKVYDLVRQGAIPCVRVTGKLLFPRHSIDLWLMSHLEGDQATARPVPVVLAGSQDPLLEWAVRESGSQLALLCQGSGDGVRRLVEGQAMLAGLHLLDAASGGYNRPEALGMGGMRDLVMVRWATRHQGLLLAPGNPLGIRRLADLARPEVRIAHRQPDAGAGRLLSWLLEQAGMEASHLQLAEHPSLSEDDLALAVRQGEADAGLGVEAAARRQGLTFLPLHREHFDLAMRRRSYFEAPVQRLLAFAQEPRFVERAEALGGYAIGELGRVVYNA, translated from the coding sequence ATGGAGGCGAGAGCCACTTACCTGACCACCGCCGAGGTGGCCGACCACCTTCGCCTCAAGGAGCGCAAGGTCTACGACCTGGTGCGGCAGGGGGCGATCCCCTGTGTGCGGGTCACCGGCAAGCTGCTGTTTCCGCGCCACAGCATCGACCTGTGGCTGATGAGCCACCTGGAGGGGGACCAGGCCACGGCGCGCCCGGTGCCGGTGGTGCTGGCCGGCAGCCAGGACCCCCTGCTGGAGTGGGCGGTGCGGGAGAGCGGCTCCCAGTTGGCACTGCTCTGCCAGGGCAGCGGCGATGGCGTGCGGCGGCTGGTGGAGGGGCAGGCAATGCTGGCCGGGTTGCACCTGCTGGATGCGGCGAGCGGTGGCTACAACCGACCGGAGGCCCTGGGGATGGGCGGGATGCGCGATCTGGTGATGGTGCGCTGGGCGACCCGACACCAGGGCTTGCTGCTGGCGCCGGGCAACCCGCTGGGGATTCGACGCCTGGCCGACCTGGCGCGTCCCGAGGTGCGCATCGCCCACCGTCAGCCGGACGCCGGAGCCGGGCGCCTGCTGAGTTGGCTGCTGGAACAGGCGGGGATGGAGGCCTCGCATCTGCAGCTTGCCGAGCACCCTTCGCTCTCGGAGGATGATCTCGCCCTGGCGGTGCGCCAGGGAGAAGCGGATGCGGGGCTCGGGGTGGAGGCGGCGGCGCGGCGCCAGGGGCTGACCTTTCTACCACTGCACCGAGAGCACTTTGACTTGGCGATGCGCCGGCGCAGTTACTTCGAAGCGCCGGTTCAGCGGCTGCTGGCGTTCGCGCAGGAGCCGCGCTTCGTCGAACGCGCCGAGGCGCTGGGCGGCTACGCGATTGGCGAGCTGGGCAGGGTGGTCTACAACGCCTGA
- a CDS encoding ABC transporter permease, translating to MPSDPGAFATALDLILGLDTDLLEIVTLSLRVSLTAVALATLIGLPLGAALALWRFPGHGALVVSLNALMGLPPVVAGLCVYLLLSRAGPLGELGLLFTPTAMVVAQLVLVLPIIAALARQQVEELHQEYREQLTSLGLSRLRMIPTLLWDARLGLVTVILAGFGRASAEVGAVMIVGGNIDGVTRMMTTAIVLETSKGDLPLALGLGIVLLGLVTLVNAGAYLVGETARRRLG from the coding sequence ATGCCCAGCGACCCCGGCGCCTTCGCCACCGCTCTCGACCTTATCCTCGGACTCGACACCGATCTGCTGGAGATCGTGACCCTGTCGCTGCGGGTATCGCTGACCGCCGTGGCGCTCGCCACCCTGATCGGTCTGCCGTTGGGTGCGGCGCTGGCGCTATGGCGCTTTCCCGGCCACGGCGCCCTGGTGGTGTCGCTGAATGCGCTGATGGGTCTGCCACCGGTAGTGGCGGGCCTGTGCGTCTACCTGCTGCTCTCACGAGCCGGCCCGCTGGGCGAACTGGGGCTGCTGTTCACCCCCACTGCCATGGTGGTGGCCCAACTGGTGCTGGTGTTGCCGATCATCGCCGCCCTCGCCCGCCAGCAGGTGGAAGAGCTGCACCAGGAGTATCGCGAGCAGCTGACCTCCCTGGGATTGTCGCGGCTGCGCATGATCCCCACCCTGCTGTGGGATGCTCGGCTAGGGCTGGTCACGGTGATACTCGCCGGCTTCGGACGCGCCAGCGCCGAGGTGGGGGCGGTGATGATCGTGGGGGGCAACATCGACGGCGTCACCCGGATGATGACCACCGCCATCGTGCTGGAGACCAGCAAGGGCGACCTGCCCCTGGCGCTGGGGCTGGGCATCGTGCTGCTGGGTCTGGTAACGCTGGTCAATGCCGGCGCCTACCTGGTGGGCGAGACAGCGAGGAGACGGCTGGGATGA
- a CDS encoding ATP-binding cassette domain-containing protein, with translation MNDMMRLPLTDSPTLEMQGVAFTLRGQRLLGPVDLRLSGCRRTLVMGPNGAGKSLLMRLAHGLLAPSAGRVAWQGRPPRQAMVFQRPVLLKRSALANLTYALAVNGAPRPGRKAHARQALERFGLAALEKRPARVLSGGEQQRLALARAWLLDPEVLFLDEPTSALDPAAIKAVEDAVQEFHRRGTRILMSSHDLHQARRLADEVLFLNAGQLIEHTDADTFFTAPTSVQARAFIRGELVL, from the coding sequence ATGAATGACATGATGCGCCTCCCGCTCACCGACTCACCGACGCTGGAGATGCAGGGGGTTGCCTTCACCCTCCGCGGCCAGCGCCTGCTGGGCCCCGTTGACCTGCGCCTCAGCGGCTGCCGCCGCACCCTGGTGATGGGCCCCAACGGCGCCGGCAAGAGCCTGCTGATGCGCCTGGCCCACGGCCTGCTCGCCCCCTCGGCGGGCCGGGTCGCCTGGCAGGGGCGCCCCCCACGCCAGGCGATGGTCTTCCAGCGCCCGGTGCTGCTCAAGCGCTCGGCGCTGGCCAACCTCACCTACGCCCTGGCGGTGAACGGAGCACCGCGCCCTGGACGCAAGGCGCACGCCCGGCAGGCGCTGGAGCGTTTCGGCCTGGCCGCCCTGGAGAAGCGCCCGGCGCGAGTGCTCTCCGGCGGCGAACAGCAGCGCCTGGCCCTGGCTCGCGCCTGGCTGCTCGACCCCGAGGTGCTATTCCTCGACGAACCCACGTCTGCGCTGGACCCCGCCGCCATCAAGGCGGTGGAGGATGCCGTGCAGGAGTTCCACCGTCGCGGCACCCGCATCCTGATGAGCAGCCACGACCTGCACCAGGCGCGCCGGCTGGCCGATGAGGTGCTGTTCCTCAACGCGGGGCAACTGATCGAGCACACCGACGCCGACACCTTCTTCACGGCCCCCACCTCGGTACAGGCGAGGGCCTTCATCCGCGGAGAGCTGGTGCTCTAG
- a CDS encoding substrate-binding domain-containing protein produces MAAQAQAHAQGNENEDGEQYITLASTTSTENSGLFDAIIPQFTDKTGIEVRVVAVGTGQAFEIARRGDADSLLVHDTAGEETFVAEGYGSERADVMYNDFVLIGPNGDPAGIADAETVSQALQLIAEAEAPFASRGDDSGTNRAELRLWEAAGVEPGGEWYRELGSGMGPTLNTAAGMDAYVMSDRATWVAFENPQDLELLFEGDETLFNQYGSILISAERHPHLKHDLAGQWHQWLLSEEGQQAIGDFTVNGQQLFFPNAE; encoded by the coding sequence ATGGCCGCCCAGGCCCAGGCCCACGCCCAGGGCAACGAGAATGAGGATGGTGAGCAATACATCACCCTGGCCTCCACCACCTCCACCGAGAACTCCGGCCTGTTCGACGCCATCATCCCGCAGTTCACCGACAAGACCGGCATCGAGGTGCGCGTGGTGGCCGTGGGCACCGGGCAGGCCTTCGAGATCGCCCGCCGCGGCGACGCGGACAGCCTGCTGGTTCACGACACCGCCGGCGAAGAGACCTTCGTCGCAGAGGGCTACGGCAGCGAGCGCGCCGACGTGATGTACAACGACTTCGTGCTCATCGGCCCGAACGGCGACCCCGCCGGTATCGCGGATGCCGAGACCGTGAGCCAGGCGCTACAGCTGATCGCCGAGGCCGAAGCACCCTTCGCCTCGCGCGGCGACGACAGCGGCACCAACCGCGCCGAGCTGCGCCTGTGGGAGGCCGCCGGCGTCGAGCCCGGTGGCGAGTGGTACCGCGAGCTCGGCAGCGGCATGGGGCCAACCCTCAACACCGCCGCCGGCATGGACGCCTACGTGATGAGCGACCGCGCCACCTGGGTCGCCTTCGAGAACCCGCAGGACCTCGAGCTGCTGTTCGAGGGCGACGAGACGCTGTTCAACCAGTACGGCAGCATCCTGATCTCCGCAGAGCGCCACCCCCACCTCAAGCATGACCTGGCCGGGCAATGGCACCAGTGGCTGCTCTCCGAGGAGGGCCAGCAGGCCATTGGCGACTTCACCGTCAACGGCCAGCAGCTGTTCTTTCCCAACGCCGAATAA
- a CDS encoding response regulator transcription factor: protein MKALVVEDNANLASSIATFLSEAGFQVETCDDGQAAEQWLRHLSFDLILLDLGLPNLDGIHVLRRLRARQDKTPVLIISARDDIDQRVLGLEEGADDYLGKPFSLEEVVARAKALVRRAKQFGENSLQCGGLELPQGSPTVLVDGEAVALHRREREVLEYLLINQGRLVSKNQIIDRLSDLDDAVTHSAVETYISRLRKKIGNAAQLRTVRGLGYLLDAGAPHP from the coding sequence GTGAAAGCGCTGGTAGTCGAAGACAACGCCAATCTCGCCTCCTCCATCGCCACCTTCCTCAGCGAGGCGGGCTTCCAGGTGGAGACCTGCGATGACGGTCAGGCGGCGGAGCAGTGGCTGCGCCATCTCTCCTTCGATCTGATCCTTCTCGACCTGGGGCTGCCCAATCTGGATGGTATCCATGTTCTGCGCCGACTGCGCGCCCGCCAGGACAAGACGCCGGTGCTGATCATCTCAGCGCGGGACGATATCGACCAACGAGTGCTGGGCCTGGAGGAAGGGGCCGACGACTACCTGGGCAAGCCCTTCTCGCTGGAGGAGGTGGTGGCCCGGGCCAAGGCCCTGGTGCGTCGCGCCAAGCAGTTTGGCGAGAACAGCCTGCAGTGCGGCGGGCTGGAACTGCCCCAGGGCAGCCCCACGGTACTGGTCGACGGCGAGGCCGTGGCGCTGCATCGCCGCGAGCGGGAGGTGCTGGAATACCTGCTGATCAACCAAGGGCGTCTGGTCAGCAAGAACCAGATTATCGACCGCCTCTCCGACCTGGACGATGCGGTCACCCACAGCGCCGTAGAGACCTATATCTCCCGGCTGCGCAAGAAGATCGGCAACGCCGCCCAGTTGCGCACCGTGCGCGGCCTCGGCTACCTCCTCGACGCCGGCGCCCCCCATCCATGA
- a CDS encoding sensor histidine kinase — MTSIRARLLLWIGLPFTLVGILTLVSSQVVLSRQINETFDAMLLNAAERVERRIHSVDGELRINMHYFSISTLGSRGEGKIFYRIRDDAGTMLAGFEGLASPPDSATTPVFYDTRYAGNELRAVALNLPVVRATRSSRIEVIVAESTEARESLINEFLLTLSALTAVGGLLAVTIALLAIHRGLAPLRTVSRALRQRSPNDLDPIETRVPREITTLVASINGLMARMRQSIRNTQQFNADVSHQLRTPVSEIRALAEVTARRCEDPALRRPLEEIERIAEEAGYTVQQLLTLAKTRHELVDTRALEPLALDEVCREACAEAASRIYQRGHQELEFIEKETGKVLGDPVRLRWLVQNLIENASQHAGGTAPYRGTIRVRVFQRDGAPALSVADDGVGVAADDLSRLTERFYRASPATPGSGLGLAIVDEVARAHGAHLDFASPPGQGLTVSVVFSPRRDVGAPGRSAAG, encoded by the coding sequence ATGACCTCGATTCGCGCCCGTCTGCTGCTGTGGATCGGCCTGCCCTTCACTCTGGTGGGCATCCTGACCCTGGTCTCGAGCCAGGTGGTGCTTTCGCGTCAGATCAACGAGACCTTCGATGCCATGCTGCTCAATGCCGCCGAGCGGGTGGAGCGGCGCATCCATTCGGTGGATGGGGAGCTGCGCATCAATATGCACTACTTCAGCATCAGCACCCTGGGCAGCCGCGGCGAGGGCAAGATTTTCTACCGCATCCGCGACGATGCCGGCACCATGCTGGCCGGCTTCGAGGGCCTGGCGAGCCCTCCGGACAGCGCCACCACACCGGTCTTCTACGATACCCGCTACGCCGGCAACGAGCTGCGCGCCGTGGCCCTCAACTTGCCGGTGGTCCGCGCCACCCGGAGTAGCCGCATCGAGGTGATCGTCGCCGAATCCACCGAGGCCCGCGAGAGCCTGATCAACGAGTTCCTGCTGACCCTCTCGGCGTTGACCGCCGTGGGCGGCCTGCTCGCCGTGACCATCGCCCTGTTGGCGATCCACCGGGGCCTGGCACCGCTGCGCACCGTCAGCCGCGCCCTCCGCCAGCGCTCCCCCAATGACCTGGACCCCATCGAGACCCGGGTGCCGCGAGAAATCACCACCCTGGTCGCCAGCATCAACGGCCTGATGGCGCGGATGCGCCAGAGCATCCGCAACACCCAGCAGTTCAATGCGGATGTCTCCCACCAGCTGCGCACTCCGGTCTCGGAGATTCGTGCCCTGGCCGAGGTCACCGCGCGTCGCTGCGAGGACCCGGCACTGCGCCGCCCCCTGGAGGAGATCGAGCGCATCGCCGAGGAGGCCGGCTACACGGTGCAGCAACTGCTGACCCTGGCCAAGACCCGCCACGAGCTGGTGGACACTCGGGCCCTGGAACCACTGGCCCTCGACGAAGTATGCCGGGAGGCCTGTGCCGAGGCGGCCTCGCGCATCTACCAGCGCGGCCACCAGGAGCTGGAATTCATCGAGAAAGAGACTGGCAAGGTGCTCGGTGACCCGGTGCGGCTGCGCTGGTTAGTGCAGAACCTGATCGAGAATGCCAGCCAGCATGCCGGCGGCACGGCCCCCTATCGGGGCACCATTCGGGTGCGCGTCTTCCAGCGGGACGGGGCGCCGGCGCTAAGCGTCGCCGACGATGGAGTGGGGGTGGCTGCCGACGACCTGTCGCGGCTCACCGAGCGCTTCTACCGCGCCAGCCCGGCGACCCCCGGCAGCGGCCTGGGCCTGGCCATCGTCGACGAGGTGGCCCGCGCCCATGGCGCCCACCTCGACTTCGCCAGCCCTCCGGGCCAGGGACTAACCGTCAGTGTCGTTTTTTCTCCACGGCGCGACGTCGGCGCGCCAGGGCGATCAGCGGCGGGGTAA